GTGCTTCCACGATCTGGTTGATGTATTTCCACGAGAATTCCTGATAATCTACAGGGGAGAGCATTCCGCCCCAGCTGTCGAATACCTGTACGGCATTCACGCCAGCCTTTACTTTCTCCTTAAGGTAAGCAATGGTAGTGTTGGTTATTTTTTGCAGTAAAGCATGTGCAGCTTCCGGTTGCGAAAAGCAGAACCCTTTTGCGGTATCAAAGCTTTTCGATCCTTTTCCTTCTACCGCGTAACAGAAGATCGTCCATGGCGAACCGGCGAAACCTATAAGCGGTACCTCGTCGTTCAGCATTTCTTTCGTCAGCTTAATGGCATCCATTACATAGCCAAGCGTTTCGTGGATGTTCGGCACGATCACTCTTTCCACATCCTGTACAGTGCGGATAGGATTCGGCAGAAACGGACCAACGCTTTCCTTCATCAGCACCTCGATGCCCATGGCCTGCGGCACTACAAGGATGTCTGAGAACAATATCGCGGCATCCGGCTTCACAATGCGGATTGGCTGAACGGTTATCTCGGCAGCAAGTTCCGGTGTCTGGCAGCGCGTAAAGAAATCATACTTGTCGCGCAGTGCACGGAATTCCGGCAAGTACCTGCCGGCCTGGCGCATCATCCATACCGGCGGCCTTTCTACAGGCTCGTTGCGCAATGCTTTTAAAAAGAGGTCGTTTTTTAAGGTCATATTTTTGTTTTTCAACCTGCAAGGTTTCCAGAACCTTGTAGGTTTAATTATTTGTTCCTGAATATTTTATTTTTATACCTACAAGGTTTTCAAAACCTTGCAGGATTACAAATTTCGATAATAATTCACACACTGCACTACTACATTCTCTACCGTAGGCTTATTGGCAATTACTATAGTCGAAGTAATGCCTTCTAATGCTTTCGAAGTTGTATTTCCAATGCAAAAGCAAACCGCATTCCCAATGCTATTCTCCTTCAAATAACTCTCCACTCCCGACGGACTGAAAAACAATATCCCGTCAAGCGGGGCATTTATCTTTTGCGGGCTCAATACCGTTTCATACACTTCAATCTCGTTGAAAGCTATCCCTGCATTCGCCAAAGCATCCGGGAGTGTGTCCCGCCTCATGCTTCCCGAAAAAAAAGTGAAGCTTTCGCCTGTATAATCTTTTATAATGATCTCCGCCAGTCCCTCGGCATATTCGGCGAATGCCAAAACTTTGAAACCCGCCTTTTCAATCGCCTCCCTTGTCTTGCTGCCTACACAGAAAACAGGATGGCTTTTATAATCGCCTGCTTTTTCATTCTCAGAAAAACTTTTAAAAGCATTCTGGCTGGTAAAGATGAGATTTGGACTTATATCGTTTAATTCAAAAGGCTTATAACTGATGCTGATAAAATCTGCTTCCAAAACTGCAAGGCCGGCGTTGAGCAGGAACTGCCTGTGGTTAGGCTGCAGTTTTTTACTGGAAAGTATCCGCATCGGTTTATTTTTTAAGTTCGGCGCGGATCTTCTCCATCAGTCCGGCGCCACCATTTTTCAATATTTCCTCAGCACACTCATTGCCAAAATTTGTATAGTCTTTACCCACATGCAGCACCTTTTCAATATGCAGCCTTTCGGTTCCGTCAATCGAGAGCAGCACACCTTCAAAGCGTATTTCGTCATCAATATAAGTAGCCAGTGCGCCTATCGGGGCCGTACAGCCGCCTTCCAGTTTTTTCAGGAACTGGCGTTCTATATGTGTAGCAATCTCGCTGGGCTTGTGGTTCAGTTGTGCCAATGCCTTTTGGCTGTACAGGTCGTTTTCCATAGCAACCACAACCATTGCGCCCTGTGCAGGTGCGGGTATCATCCAGTCCAGTACCATGTGGTTTTCCGGCAGCAGGTTGATGCGCTCCAGCCCGGCAGCGGCAAACACAGCGCCTTGCCAGTCGTTTTCATTAAGTTTCTTCAAGCGGGTGTTCACATTGCCGCGAAGGTCGACCACCGCATGGTTGGGGTAGCGGTTAAGCCATTGTGCCTGTCGGCGAAGGCTTCCTGTAGCAATGGTGGCAGCATCGGTAAAAAAGCCTGTTTTGCCTTTGTGCACGAGTATATCATTCACGTCTGCACGTTCCAGCACTGCCGCTTGCACAATGCCTTTCGGCAGCGCGGTAGGCACGTCTTTCATGGAATGTACGGCGATGT
Above is a genomic segment from Flavobacterium album containing:
- the hemE gene encoding uroporphyrinogen decarboxylase; protein product: MTLKNDLFLKALRNEPVERPPVWMMRQAGRYLPEFRALRDKYDFFTRCQTPELAAEITVQPIRIVKPDAAILFSDILVVPQAMGIEVLMKESVGPFLPNPIRTVQDVERVIVPNIHETLGYVMDAIKLTKEMLNDEVPLIGFAGSPWTIFCYAVEGKGSKSFDTAKGFCFSQPEAAHALLQKITNTTIAYLKEKVKAGVNAVQVFDSWGGMLSPVDYQEFSWKYINQIVEALAPETHVIVFGKGCWFALGEMGQSKASALGVDWTCSARNARYLSGGKITLQGNFDPSRLLSPILTIKKMVHQMIDEFGKDNYIVNLGHGILPNIPVDHAKAFIDAVKEYR
- a CDS encoding uroporphyrinogen-III synthase, whose protein sequence is MRILSSKKLQPNHRQFLLNAGLAVLEADFISISYKPFELNDISPNLIFTSQNAFKSFSENEKAGDYKSHPVFCVGSKTREAIEKAGFKVLAFAEYAEGLAEIIIKDYTGESFTFFSGSMRRDTLPDALANAGIAFNEIEVYETVLSPQKINAPLDGILFFSPSGVESYLKENSIGNAVCFCIGNTTSKALEGITSTIVIANKPTVENVVVQCVNYYRNL
- the hemC gene encoding hydroxymethylbilane synthase codes for the protein MKKPIRIGTRDSELALWQAHTVERKLNHLGYPTEIVAVKSTGDIILDVPLYELGITGIFTKTLDVAMLKGQVDIAVHSMKDVPTALPKGIVQAAVLERADVNDILVHKGKTGFFTDAATIATGSLRRQAQWLNRYPNHAVVDLRGNVNTRLKKLNENDWQGAVFAAAGLERINLLPENHMVLDWMIPAPAQGAMVVVAMENDLYSQKALAQLNHKPSEIATHIERQFLKKLEGGCTAPIGALATYIDDEIRFEGVLLSIDGTERLHIEKVLHVGKDYTNFGNECAEEILKNGGAGLMEKIRAELKK